The Bacillus basilensis genome includes a region encoding these proteins:
- a CDS encoding alpha/beta family hydrolase, whose amino-acid sequence MYEFIEKKVVRNKNSIIPYTWIRGKSENKDICIMLPGSGYTTQRPLFHYATNTCMNNNVDILHIDYNYIRNEHFTKLTSTEQDHWIYEDVKTVVYDVLKDTAYERYFILSKSIGTIPMAYEWKQKSFVRSAYGIWLTPLIKDDNVYNALLYTKWPSLCVIGDQDPHFIKERIDSLHNNNLVHTIVIPNANHSLEIKGDISTTIKAADKIIGHIEDFIHSAKSLKHD is encoded by the coding sequence ATGTATGAATTTATTGAAAAAAAAGTAGTTAGAAACAAAAATTCTATTATCCCTTATACATGGATTCGTGGCAAAAGTGAAAACAAAGATATTTGTATCATGCTTCCAGGATCAGGATATACAACACAACGCCCACTTTTTCATTATGCAACAAATACATGCATGAACAATAATGTCGATATCCTTCATATAGATTACAACTACATAAGGAATGAACATTTCACAAAGCTTACTAGCACAGAACAAGATCATTGGATATATGAAGATGTCAAAACTGTTGTTTACGATGTATTAAAAGATACAGCGTATGAACGGTATTTCATTCTAAGTAAATCCATTGGGACTATACCTATGGCATATGAATGGAAACAAAAGAGTTTCGTTCGAAGTGCATATGGAATATGGTTAACACCTCTTATAAAGGATGACAATGTATATAATGCACTTCTATATACAAAATGGCCGTCTCTTTGTGTGATAGGTGATCAAGACCCTCATTTTATTAAAGAAAGAATTGATTCTCTGCATAATAATAATTTAGTGCATACAATTGTTATACCTAATGCAAATCATAGTTTAGAGATTAAAGGGGATATTTCAACAACAATTAAAGCTGCAGATAAAATAATTGGTCATATAGAAGATTTTATTCACAGTGCTAAATCTTTAAAACATGATTAA